The following are from one region of the Candidatus Polarisedimenticolia bacterium genome:
- a CDS encoding (2Fe-2S)-binding protein, whose amino-acid sequence MMRRRAFLGCGALAAIATLRETGILAASGAAEAQLRPGARAQLLRDGSTPLAASDLVPHQTYVFFYPFESTPCFLLDLGRPVTPVRVTGGGGYEAPGGVGKSRSIVAFSAICPHTYTHPTREHAMIHYFGPGQPATVAQRDTVITCCVHGSAFDPLQGAVPIQPPAELPLAAVILEWDEAADALYAVGVVGRPVFEEFFRSFPRSGRREVQGVTPVWELTRFARAVLPC is encoded by the coding sequence ATGATGAGGAGGCGGGCGTTCCTCGGGTGCGGCGCGCTGGCCGCCATCGCGACGCTGCGGGAGACCGGAATCCTCGCGGCGTCCGGGGCGGCCGAGGCGCAGCTTCGGCCGGGTGCTCGCGCTCAGCTGCTGCGGGACGGGAGCACGCCGCTGGCGGCGTCCGACCTCGTTCCCCACCAGACGTACGTGTTCTTCTACCCCTTCGAGAGCACGCCGTGCTTCCTCCTCGATCTCGGCCGACCCGTCACACCGGTGCGCGTCACCGGGGGCGGCGGGTACGAGGCGCCGGGGGGCGTTGGGAAAAGCAGATCGATCGTCGCCTTCTCGGCGATCTGTCCCCACACCTACACGCATCCGACGCGCGAGCACGCCATGATCCACTACTTCGGTCCGGGCCAGCCGGCTACGGTCGCCCAGCGGGACACCGTGATCACGTGCTGCGTCCACGGGAGCGCGTTCGATCCGCTGCAGGGCGCGGTGCCGATCCAGCCGCCGGCCGAGCTCCCCCTGGCGGCCGTGATCCTGGAATGGGACGAGGCGGCCGACGCGCTCTACGCGGTGGGGGTCGTCGGCCGCCCGGTCTTCGAGGAGTTCTTCCGGAGCTTTCCCCGTAGCGGCCGACGCGAGGTCCAGGGCGTCACGCCCGTCTGGGAGCTGACCCGCTTCGCGCGCGCCGTTCTTCCCTGTTAG
- a CDS encoding YeeE/YedE family protein has protein sequence MDESSFGVFAATALLAGFVFGYCAQRGGFCLTRALSNLVLTGDGSIARAYVLALVVAIVGTHLLALAGSYAPALGIAELPVRPFHWVANLVGGFVFGIGMILSGGCAGSSWYRLGEGALGAWIVLFGFALGATATNVGVLAPVRKTLQEHELLAGDQPATLYHLLGVGPWPVIAGVVVLAALWLARGAAEPEHGKWKWPLTGSVMGLVIALGWYLSSYGGSPTGLTFAANTGHLLTYPLVGFPNRVTWSMFVLVGLPFGSALAAWQTRQFRWKAPPGFTSVQLFAGGLTMGVGALIAEGCNITQGLTNAATLALGSLTAFGAMLAGGWAALWMLFLRKS, from the coding sequence GTGGACGAGTCTTCGTTCGGCGTCTTCGCGGCGACGGCCCTCCTGGCCGGCTTCGTGTTCGGCTACTGCGCGCAGCGCGGTGGATTCTGCCTGACCCGGGCGCTCTCGAACCTCGTCCTCACCGGCGACGGCTCCATCGCGCGGGCCTACGTCCTGGCGCTGGTGGTGGCCATCGTCGGCACGCACCTCCTGGCCCTGGCCGGGAGCTACGCGCCGGCCCTCGGGATCGCGGAGCTGCCGGTCCGGCCCTTTCACTGGGTCGCCAACCTCGTCGGTGGCTTTGTCTTCGGGATCGGGATGATTCTGAGCGGTGGTTGCGCCGGGAGCTCCTGGTACCGCCTCGGCGAGGGGGCGCTCGGGGCCTGGATCGTTCTGTTCGGCTTCGCGCTGGGTGCCACCGCCACCAACGTGGGCGTCCTCGCTCCGGTCCGGAAGACCCTCCAGGAGCACGAGCTTCTGGCCGGGGACCAGCCGGCGACGCTCTATCACCTCCTGGGCGTCGGCCCGTGGCCGGTGATCGCGGGAGTGGTCGTGCTGGCCGCGCTCTGGCTCGCCCGGGGCGCCGCCGAGCCGGAGCACGGGAAGTGGAAATGGCCGCTGACCGGGAGCGTCATGGGCCTGGTGATCGCGCTCGGCTGGTATCTGTCGTCCTACGGAGGCAGTCCGACCGGCCTCACCTTCGCCGCCAACACGGGCCATCTCCTCACCTATCCGCTCGTCGGCTTCCCGAACCGCGTGACGTGGAGCATGTTCGTGCTCGTCGGCCTGCCATTCGGCTCGGCGCTGGCCGCCTGGCAGACCAGGCAGTTCCGCTGGAAGGCGCCGCCGGGCTTCACGAGCGTCCAGCTCTTCGCCGGGGGGCTCACGATGGGCGTCGGAGCGCTCATCGCCGAAGGATGCAACATCACCCAGGGGCTGACCAACGCGGCCACCCTCGCCCTCGGCAGCCTGACGGCGTTCGGGGCGATGCTGGCCGGCGGCTGGGCCGCCCTCTGGATGCTGTTTCTCCGCAAGAGTTAG
- a CDS encoding sulfite exporter TauE/SafE family protein — MTRWEAGYTRLIVFLALLVSLGFVGGFLSGLLGIGGGVVMIPLLLYAPPLLGFPALDIRKVGAMTMVQVFVASVLGYLAHHGRRATAPAVVLWMGSGMVVGAGAGALLSGAVSVRLLETVFALLALIAAPILFFPPPADELGEGGASDFSRPLALVGSLTIGLLSGLVGVGGAFLVIPFMIYLLGVPTRAALGSSLGVLAVGGLGGVLGKFETGQIPLLWSALLCAGTVPGSWTGASVSRRIPARGLRLSLAILVALTAVRMLVGLMVAERPLPGTTLRPS, encoded by the coding sequence GTGACCCGCTGGGAGGCCGGCTATACTCGCCTCATCGTGTTTCTCGCCCTCCTGGTTTCGCTCGGATTCGTCGGAGGGTTTCTCTCGGGGCTTCTCGGTATCGGGGGCGGGGTCGTGATGATCCCGCTCCTCCTGTACGCGCCGCCCCTCCTCGGGTTCCCCGCACTCGACATCCGGAAGGTCGGGGCGATGACGATGGTGCAGGTCTTCGTGGCCTCCGTCCTGGGCTACCTCGCCCATCATGGCCGACGCGCGACCGCACCCGCCGTCGTCCTCTGGATGGGGTCCGGCATGGTCGTCGGGGCCGGCGCCGGCGCCCTCCTGTCCGGCGCGGTGAGCGTGCGGCTGCTGGAGACCGTCTTCGCCTTGCTCGCGCTGATCGCGGCGCCGATCCTCTTCTTTCCGCCGCCGGCCGATGAGCTGGGCGAGGGGGGGGCCAGCGATTTCTCGCGCCCGCTCGCCCTGGTGGGCTCGCTCACCATCGGCCTCCTCTCCGGCCTGGTCGGCGTCGGCGGGGCCTTCCTGGTGATCCCGTTCATGATCTACCTGCTGGGCGTGCCGACCCGGGCGGCTCTGGGCAGCTCGCTGGGTGTCCTGGCGGTGGGAGGTCTCGGGGGGGTCCTGGGAAAGTTCGAGACCGGCCAGATCCCGTTGCTCTGGTCCGCGCTGCTGTGCGCGGGGACCGTCCCCGGGTCCTGGACGGGCGCGAGCGTGAGCCGCCGCATCCCGGCCCGCGGTCTCCGGCTCTCGCTCGCCATCCTGGTCGCGCTGACGGCGGTCCGGATGCTCGTGGGTCTCATGGTGGCGGAGCGACCGCTGCCCGGCACGACGCTGAGGCCGTCGTGA
- a CDS encoding amino acid ABC transporter ATP-binding protein has protein sequence MITFRGVNKWFGKLHVLKDVDLGVARGEVLVVCGPSGSGKSTLIRCINRLEPIQSGQLIVDGQDVNARSVDLPRLRAEIGMVFQQFNLYPHMTALGNITLAPIRVRGLRRAEAERIAMDLLRKVDIPDKAGAYPAQLSGGQQQRVAIARALAMQPKIMLFDEPTSALDPEMINEVLDVMVALAREGMTMLVVTHEMGFARKVAHRIVFMDEGRILEEGPPDSFFARPRSERTRLFLSKILAH, from the coding sequence ATCATCACCTTTCGCGGGGTCAACAAGTGGTTCGGGAAGCTCCACGTCCTCAAGGACGTCGACCTCGGAGTCGCGCGGGGGGAGGTCCTCGTCGTCTGCGGACCGAGCGGGTCGGGCAAGAGCACGCTGATCCGCTGCATCAATCGATTGGAGCCGATTCAATCGGGGCAGCTCATCGTGGACGGCCAGGATGTCAATGCCCGGAGCGTCGACCTCCCCCGGCTGCGCGCCGAGATCGGCATGGTGTTCCAGCAGTTCAACCTCTACCCGCACATGACGGCGCTCGGGAACATCACGCTGGCGCCGATCCGGGTGCGCGGGCTTCGGCGCGCCGAGGCCGAGCGGATCGCGATGGACCTTCTCCGCAAGGTGGACATTCCCGACAAGGCGGGGGCCTACCCGGCCCAGCTGTCGGGCGGGCAGCAGCAGCGGGTCGCCATCGCGCGGGCGCTCGCGATGCAGCCGAAGATCATGCTCTTCGACGAACCGACCTCCGCCCTCGATCCCGAGATGATCAACGAGGTCCTCGACGTGATGGTCGCCCTCGCTCGCGAGGGGATGACGATGCTGGTCGTGACCCACGAGATGGGCTTCGCGCGGAAAGTGGCGCACCGGATCGTCTTCATGGATGAGGGGCGGATCCTCGAGGAAGGGCCGCCCGACTCGTTCTTCGCGCGACCCCGGAGCGAGCGCACGCGACTGTTCCTGTCCAAGATCCTCGCCCATTGA
- a CDS encoding ABC transporter substrate-binding protein: protein MRTHARKGSAAVLALSILLAGVVPAWAETTLEKVARTGSFVIGTRTGSPPFGFIDKNNQWGGFSVDLAKLVHAGIEKKLGKPVKFELKESTPTTRIPLLTSGAVDLIAGTMTITRARRESLDFSVVFFVTGAQFLVKKGSPIRGLRDIGGKRIGAQQGSTNEKVIREKHPQAQLVVFPDQPAAFTALAQGKIDAYTNDGVQLAGLKAKAPNPAEWDVVGEFYTYEPYGMAMRKNDSDFRNLVDFAMMEAIEGGEYQKLYDKWFGPRGEVPYPLSESALIFLQMQVIPR, encoded by the coding sequence ATGCGGACCCACGCGCGGAAAGGAAGCGCGGCCGTGCTGGCCCTGTCGATCCTGCTGGCCGGCGTCGTGCCGGCCTGGGCCGAGACGACCCTGGAGAAGGTCGCCCGGACCGGAAGCTTCGTGATCGGGACCCGGACCGGCTCGCCGCCCTTCGGCTTCATCGACAAGAACAACCAGTGGGGCGGCTTCTCGGTGGACCTGGCCAAGCTCGTCCACGCCGGCATCGAGAAGAAGCTCGGGAAGCCTGTGAAGTTCGAGCTCAAGGAGTCCACCCCGACCACCCGCATCCCGCTCCTCACCAGCGGCGCCGTGGACCTCATCGCCGGCACCATGACCATCACCCGGGCCCGCCGCGAGAGCCTCGACTTCAGCGTCGTGTTCTTCGTGACCGGCGCCCAGTTCCTGGTCAAGAAGGGCAGCCCGATCCGTGGCCTGCGCGACATCGGGGGCAAGCGGATCGGGGCCCAGCAGGGCTCGACCAACGAGAAGGTGATCCGCGAGAAGCACCCGCAAGCGCAACTCGTCGTGTTCCCCGACCAGCCGGCGGCCTTCACCGCGCTGGCCCAGGGCAAGATCGACGCCTACACGAACGACGGGGTCCAGCTGGCCGGACTCAAGGCCAAGGCGCCGAACCCGGCGGAGTGGGACGTGGTGGGCGAGTTCTACACCTACGAGCCCTACGGCATGGCCATGCGGAAGAACGACTCGGACTTCCGGAACCTGGTCGACTTCGCCATGATGGAGGCGATCGAGGGCGGAGAATACCAGAAGCTGTACGACAAGTGGTTCGGGCCGCGCGGCGAGGTGCCCTATCCGCTTTCCGAGTCGGCCCTGATCTTCCTCCAGATGCAGGTGATCCCCCGCTGA
- a CDS encoding amino acid ABC transporter permease, with protein sequence MTLLLALQYQFEWSVLWTAPYGRWLLQGIVTTLEISALAWLLAAALGGLFGAFRTMSGLGPRGLAAAYVEFFRNVPLLVWMFFWYFGVPQVLPATAQDWLNRHGGEFVAAVVALGVYHGARLAEVVRAGIQSVPPTQLEAALSTGLTVGQAYRRVLVPIAVRLIVPPLTNESLNLLKNSSLALTISVTEVTFMTRQIEAYTAKGFEAITAGTLIYLGLCLVVAAVMSRVERRLAIPGLVVRTEGAEH encoded by the coding sequence GTGACGCTTCTCCTCGCGCTACAGTACCAGTTCGAGTGGAGCGTCCTGTGGACCGCTCCCTACGGCCGGTGGCTGCTCCAGGGGATCGTCACGACGCTGGAGATCTCGGCGCTCGCCTGGCTCTTGGCCGCCGCCCTCGGAGGCCTCTTCGGGGCGTTCCGGACGATGTCGGGGCTCGGGCCTCGCGGACTCGCCGCCGCCTATGTCGAGTTCTTCCGGAACGTGCCGCTGCTGGTCTGGATGTTCTTCTGGTACTTCGGCGTGCCTCAGGTCCTGCCGGCCACGGCTCAGGATTGGCTGAACCGGCACGGCGGGGAATTCGTCGCGGCGGTGGTCGCCCTCGGCGTCTACCACGGGGCCCGGCTGGCCGAGGTCGTGCGGGCCGGCATCCAGTCGGTTCCGCCGACCCAGCTCGAGGCGGCCCTCTCGACCGGGCTCACGGTCGGCCAGGCCTACCGGCGCGTCCTGGTGCCGATCGCCGTCCGCCTCATCGTCCCGCCTCTGACGAACGAGTCGCTCAACCTCCTGAAGAACTCCTCGCTGGCCCTCACCATCAGCGTGACCGAGGTGACCTTCATGACGCGCCAGATCGAGGCCTACACCGCCAAGGGCTTCGAGGCGATCACGGCGGGCACGCTGATCTACCTCGGGCTGTGCCTGGTCGTGGCGGCGGTCATGAGTCGGGTGGAGCGCCGGCTGGCCATCCCGGGCCTCGTCGTCCGCACCGAGGGCGCCGAGCATTGA
- a CDS encoding amino acid ABC transporter permease, whose protein sequence is MSFDFGVIAGNWRFLLLQGLLGLGAFGGGTLALALPAIVLGFGVGILVALARLSRFQVLYYPASLYVQVIRGVPLVMVIFWFWFFIPIALGIALSQYGVALIAFVVFEAAYLGEIIRAGIQSVPRGQVEAGRATGLGYRAVMGDIVLPQALRNMLPSLVTQFIILVKDTSLASIVGYMDLTKAAQTVNQREIRPFELYLFIALVYWILTFGMSRLSRALERRLRPDQPVRALATDRIAGPARPPGGRET, encoded by the coding sequence TTGAGCTTCGACTTCGGCGTCATCGCCGGCAACTGGCGCTTCCTGCTGCTCCAGGGGCTCCTCGGACTGGGCGCCTTCGGGGGCGGCACCCTCGCCCTGGCCCTGCCGGCCATCGTCCTGGGCTTCGGGGTCGGGATCCTCGTCGCCCTGGCCCGGTTGTCGCGGTTCCAGGTGCTCTACTACCCGGCGAGCCTGTACGTCCAGGTGATCCGCGGAGTCCCGCTCGTGATGGTCATCTTCTGGTTCTGGTTCTTCATCCCGATCGCGCTCGGGATCGCGCTCTCGCAGTACGGGGTGGCGCTGATCGCCTTCGTCGTGTTCGAGGCCGCCTACCTGGGTGAGATCATCCGGGCGGGGATCCAGTCCGTGCCCCGCGGACAGGTGGAGGCCGGGCGGGCCACCGGACTCGGCTACCGGGCCGTGATGGGCGACATCGTGCTCCCGCAGGCCTTGCGCAACATGCTCCCCTCGCTGGTGACCCAGTTCATCATTCTCGTCAAGGACACGTCGCTGGCCTCGATCGTCGGCTACATGGACCTCACCAAGGCCGCTCAAACCGTCAACCAGCGCGAGATTCGGCCGTTCGAGCTCTACCTCTTCATCGCGCTCGTCTACTGGATCCTGACCTTCGGGATGTCGCGCCTGAGCCGTGCGCTGGAGCGCCGGCTGCGCCCCGACCAGCCCGTGCGAGCCCTGGCCACGGACCGGATCGCCGGTCCGGCGCGCCCCCCGGGCGGCCGCGAAACTTGA
- the ybgF gene encoding tol-pal system protein YbgF — protein sequence MRTSDSTRWRRGVVPTGLALLALTGCAGSDALRRIGEESRMTQLQVAELTRATVELRKDVSDLRVEIQAARQEFQAALRDQDGRQAEAVESVRKRVVAAEARLETVAGAVRGVEMTVGGIADQVARLEAVPANAAGGRRDGKSQKAATRTALATLAAEELYNRGLESFKGGELGQAILDFEDFVGKHPSHPLAGTAQFWIGEAYYTARDYQHATVEYKKAVDMAPKGEKAPEALFKLGLAHRFLKRNDRAREVWAQLLRDFPQSEAAQKARLAAREVPRGARAGPPADR from the coding sequence ATGCGAACGTCTGACAGCACGCGATGGCGACGCGGCGTCGTCCCGACGGGGCTGGCGCTTCTGGCGCTCACCGGGTGCGCGGGCTCGGACGCCCTCCGGCGGATCGGCGAAGAGTCCCGGATGACCCAGCTGCAGGTCGCGGAGCTGACCCGCGCGACGGTGGAGCTGCGCAAGGACGTGTCCGACCTCCGGGTCGAGATCCAGGCGGCGCGCCAGGAATTCCAGGCCGCGCTCCGGGATCAGGACGGGCGCCAGGCCGAGGCGGTGGAGAGCGTCCGCAAGCGCGTGGTCGCTGCCGAGGCGCGCCTCGAGACCGTCGCCGGAGCGGTGCGCGGGGTCGAGATGACGGTCGGCGGCATCGCCGACCAGGTGGCGCGCCTGGAGGCTGTGCCGGCCAACGCCGCCGGGGGACGACGGGACGGCAAGAGCCAGAAGGCGGCCACCCGGACCGCCCTCGCCACGCTGGCGGCCGAGGAGCTGTACAACCGCGGCCTGGAAAGCTTCAAGGGCGGGGAGCTCGGCCAGGCGATCCTGGACTTCGAGGACTTCGTCGGCAAGCACCCGTCGCACCCGCTGGCCGGGACGGCTCAGTTCTGGATCGGCGAGGCCTACTACACGGCCCGTGACTATCAGCACGCGACCGTCGAATACAAGAAGGCCGTCGACATGGCGCCGAAAGGGGAGAAGGCCCCCGAGGCGCTCTTCAAGCTGGGGCTCGCCCACCGATTCCTGAAGCGCAACGACCGCGCCCGCGAGGTCTGGGCGCAGCTCCTCCGCGACTTCCCGCAAAGCGAGGCCGCCCAGAAGGCGCGGCTCGCCGCGCGTGAGGTCCCGCGGGGCGCCAGGGCCGGCCCGCCCGCCGACAGGTAA
- the dprA gene encoding DNA-processing protein DprA — MDTTDARWAWVALALVPSMGWNARRYHDVLAVGAPAELFRASRRALAEKVGDDLATSIKGFDAPGAIAGQRAAAERAEARLVILEDADYPPALKTAPLPPPFLIVRGTLAREDALSVAVVGSRRPTGYGLRTAERLAGDLAGRGVTVVSGFARGVDTAAHRGALDAGGRTLAVLGSGVDVVYPSENRPLVRAIAAAGAVISQFPMGTAPLPQHFPIRNRVIAGLALGTVVVEAAERSGALITARHAGELGREVYAVPGNVSSATSEGANRLIQDGAKLVRDWEDVVAEWPAVWRAALRPTSPAAATRVAAAGGTTGAEGRLLPLLGEEPVAIDDVIDKSGLPAGDVAASLMTLELRGLVRQLPGQRYVRR; from the coding sequence ATGGATACGACGGACGCACGGTGGGCATGGGTGGCGCTGGCGCTGGTTCCGAGCATGGGGTGGAACGCTCGCCGCTACCACGATGTGCTCGCCGTCGGCGCGCCGGCGGAGCTGTTCCGAGCATCGCGCCGGGCGCTGGCTGAAAAGGTGGGAGACGATCTGGCGACCAGCATCAAGGGCTTCGACGCTCCCGGCGCCATCGCGGGCCAGCGGGCGGCGGCCGAACGAGCCGAGGCCCGCCTCGTCATCCTCGAGGACGCCGACTATCCGCCCGCGCTCAAGACCGCTCCGCTCCCGCCGCCGTTCCTCATCGTCCGCGGCACCCTGGCCCGGGAGGACGCCCTGTCGGTGGCGGTGGTCGGCTCGCGCCGTCCAACGGGCTACGGCCTCAGGACGGCCGAGCGGCTGGCCGGCGACCTGGCCGGGCGGGGCGTCACGGTCGTCAGCGGGTTCGCACGTGGCGTCGACACGGCCGCTCACCGCGGCGCCCTCGACGCCGGCGGCCGCACGCTGGCGGTGCTCGGGAGCGGGGTAGACGTGGTCTACCCGTCCGAGAACCGACCGCTCGTGCGCGCCATCGCGGCGGCCGGCGCGGTCATCTCTCAGTTTCCGATGGGGACGGCGCCCCTGCCTCAGCACTTCCCCATCCGGAACCGGGTGATCGCCGGCCTCGCCCTCGGCACCGTCGTCGTCGAGGCGGCCGAGCGGAGCGGGGCGCTCATCACCGCGCGACACGCGGGCGAGCTCGGGCGCGAGGTGTACGCGGTGCCCGGCAACGTCTCCTCGGCGACCAGCGAGGGCGCGAACCGCCTGATCCAGGATGGGGCCAAGCTCGTCCGCGACTGGGAGGACGTGGTAGCCGAGTGGCCGGCGGTCTGGCGGGCGGCTCTGCGCCCGACCTCGCCCGCGGCGGCGACGCGGGTCGCGGCGGCGGGCGGCACGACCGGCGCCGAAGGCCGCCTGCTTCCCTTGCTGGGGGAGGAGCCGGTGGCCATCGACGACGTCATCGACAAGAGCGGGCTCCCCGCCGGGGACGTGGCCGCCTCGCTCATGACCCTGGAGCTCCGGGGGCTGGTCCGGCAGCTGCCCGGCCAGCGCTACGTGAGACGCTAG
- the topA gene encoding type I DNA topoisomerase: protein MAARRSLVVVESPTKVKTIQKYLDKGFIVKASLGHVKDLPSNKLGVDIEKNFKPQYVPLRAKARTLQELKKAAEKAQALYVATDPDREGEAIGWHIAQEMRIPSDRVYRVLFNEITEKAVKAAFRQPGRIDLKKVDAQQARRVLDRLVGYKISPLLWERVRRGLSAGRVQSVAVRLLCEREREIRAFVPREYWSLHAHLAAAAPPPFEATLREKAGEKVELGTEADTQAAIAELRDLHFVVKDVVRGERKKNPAPPFITSTLQQEAARKLRFSTSKTMMVAQQLYEGVEIGAEGPIGLITYMRTDSPRVAPDAQSEAREVIAARFGADTLPERPPAYRARKSAQEAHEAIRPTLIDHGPDEVARYLTRDQLALYRLIWGRFLASQMRPAVYDTLTVDVAAGPYLFRAVGSALRVPGFMAVYIEAPDDSVVAGTDEIEGEVSGLPPLEVGQRLDIRQLEPKQHFTQPPPRYSEASLVKELEEKGIGRPSTYAQILTTIQKRGYVRRDRGTLFPTELGELVTGLLVEAFPDLLEVEFTAQMEDSLDEIEEGDRKWVETVREYYNRFAKDLKRAHREMDDLKKGKPTDETCPQCGEGKLLERWGRFGRFLACERYPECKYTRNVGDSEPAEPEPAGMDCPTCGRPMVYKEGRFGRFIACSGYPECKTTRPITIGIGCPQEGCGGELAERRSKRGKPYYACTNYPGCKFIAWQRPVGTPCPKCGAPFLVERRTRGRRFLTCAREGCGYRREAEEA from the coding sequence ATGGCCGCACGCCGCTCGCTCGTCGTGGTCGAGTCGCCCACCAAGGTGAAGACCATCCAGAAGTATCTGGACAAGGGCTTCATCGTGAAGGCGTCCCTGGGCCACGTCAAGGATCTCCCCTCCAACAAGCTCGGCGTCGACATCGAGAAGAACTTCAAGCCGCAGTACGTGCCGCTCCGGGCCAAGGCCCGGACGCTCCAGGAGCTGAAGAAGGCGGCCGAGAAGGCTCAGGCGCTCTACGTCGCCACCGACCCCGACCGCGAAGGCGAGGCCATCGGCTGGCACATCGCTCAGGAGATGCGCATTCCGAGCGACCGGGTCTACCGCGTCCTCTTCAACGAGATCACCGAGAAGGCGGTCAAGGCCGCCTTCAGGCAGCCCGGCCGCATCGACCTGAAGAAAGTCGACGCCCAGCAGGCCCGGCGGGTTCTGGATCGGCTCGTCGGCTACAAGATCAGCCCGCTCCTCTGGGAGCGCGTGCGGCGAGGCCTGTCGGCGGGACGCGTGCAGTCGGTGGCCGTCCGTCTCCTCTGCGAGCGGGAGCGCGAGATCCGTGCCTTCGTCCCGCGGGAGTACTGGAGCCTCCACGCGCACCTGGCGGCGGCGGCGCCGCCCCCGTTCGAGGCCACGCTCCGCGAGAAGGCCGGGGAGAAGGTGGAGCTCGGGACGGAGGCCGACACCCAGGCCGCCATCGCCGAGCTGCGGGACCTTCACTTCGTCGTCAAGGACGTCGTCCGCGGCGAGCGGAAGAAGAACCCGGCTCCGCCCTTCATCACCTCCACGCTCCAGCAGGAGGCCGCCCGGAAGCTTCGTTTCTCGACCTCCAAGACCATGATGGTGGCGCAGCAGCTCTACGAGGGGGTCGAGATCGGCGCCGAGGGGCCGATCGGGCTGATCACGTACATGCGCACCGACTCCCCCCGGGTCGCTCCCGACGCCCAGTCGGAGGCGCGCGAGGTGATCGCCGCGCGCTTCGGCGCCGACACGCTTCCCGAGCGGCCGCCCGCCTACCGCGCGCGGAAGAGCGCCCAGGAGGCCCACGAGGCGATCCGCCCGACGCTGATCGACCACGGGCCCGATGAGGTTGCCCGCTACCTCACCCGCGACCAGCTTGCGCTCTACCGGCTGATCTGGGGACGGTTCCTGGCGAGCCAGATGCGGCCGGCAGTGTACGACACGCTCACCGTCGACGTGGCCGCCGGCCCCTATCTCTTCCGAGCCGTCGGCTCGGCACTCCGGGTGCCGGGCTTCATGGCTGTCTACATCGAGGCGCCGGACGACAGCGTGGTGGCTGGCACCGACGAGATCGAGGGGGAAGTCTCCGGGCTGCCGCCGCTCGAGGTCGGCCAGCGGCTCGACATCAGGCAGCTCGAGCCCAAGCAGCACTTCACGCAGCCCCCGCCACGCTACTCCGAGGCGTCGCTCGTCAAGGAGCTGGAGGAGAAGGGGATCGGGCGCCCTTCCACCTACGCCCAGATCCTGACGACGATCCAGAAGCGGGGCTACGTGCGGCGCGACCGGGGTACCCTCTTCCCCACCGAGCTCGGAGAGCTGGTGACCGGCCTCCTGGTGGAGGCGTTCCCGGATCTCCTCGAGGTCGAGTTCACGGCCCAGATGGAGGACTCTCTCGACGAGATCGAGGAGGGCGATCGGAAGTGGGTGGAGACGGTACGCGAGTACTACAACCGCTTCGCCAAGGACCTCAAGCGGGCGCACCGGGAGATGGACGATCTCAAGAAGGGAAAGCCGACCGACGAGACGTGCCCGCAGTGCGGCGAGGGGAAGCTGCTCGAGCGCTGGGGCCGCTTCGGGCGCTTCCTGGCCTGCGAGCGGTATCCGGAGTGCAAGTACACGCGCAACGTCGGCGACAGCGAGCCAGCCGAGCCCGAGCCGGCCGGAATGGACTGCCCCACCTGCGGCCGGCCGATGGTGTACAAGGAGGGGCGCTTCGGTCGCTTCATCGCGTGCTCCGGCTACCCGGAGTGCAAGACCACCAGGCCCATCACGATCGGAATCGGATGTCCTCAGGAGGGGTGCGGAGGAGAGCTGGCCGAGCGCCGGTCGAAGCGGGGCAAGCCCTACTACGCGTGCACGAACTACCCGGGCTGCAAGTTCATCGCCTGGCAGCGCCCGGTCGGGACCCCGTGTCCGAAGTGCGGGGCACCGTTCCTGGTCGAGCGGCGGACCCGCGGCCGGCGCTTCCTCACCTGTGCCCGGGAGGGATGCGGATACCGTCGGGAGGCTGAAGAGGCGTAA